In the genome of Bacillus solimangrovi, one region contains:
- the smc gene encoding chromosome segregation protein SMC: MFLKRLDVSGFKSFAEKTSVEFVPGVTAVVGPNGSGKSNITDAIRWVLGEQSARSIRGSKMEDIIFSGSESRRAVNVADVTITLENEDQFLPIDYQEVSITRRVYRSGESEFFMNKQACRLKDIIDLFMDSGLGKESFSIIGQGRVEEILSSKAEDRRSIFEEAAGVLKYKVRKRKAEMKLAETQENLHRVEDILHEIDGQLEPLKIQASIARDYIQKKEELEQVESALIVHEIETLHEKWQSKIKQFEVNKDRELQIATKVQNDEAEIVMLRNEMQALDDSINELQDVLLKASSDLEKLEGKKQVLHERKKNAEVNRSQLEKVMKDSEAKLEQLIKELREKKETLSQKEQEVSQDEELLKELQEQLAQASENIEEQIEELKSEYIERLNEQASLNNERHNIETQLTQQGLKQTRLSEGNEQYINQREAIRKRRLEQDDKLAKQQVAIEFERKQYQSLQAVLSKMKDEYEKMQSQLYKGYQYVQQTRSRKQMLEEMQEDYAGFFQGVKDVLKADLTGVCGAIAELISVDKQYETAVEIALGGGMQNIVVETEKDARNAINYLKKNRSGRATFLPLSVIKGKRMYEAQLNTLQRSDAFVGIAADLISFDGRYEEVVYNLLGTTVVAKDLKGANELARLLNHRFRIVTLDGDVVNPGGSMTGGASRQKAPSLLSRQRELEVVSAQLLQMEEKTTKLEADMQLRKVEIKKTEEQLEVTREKVEQLRFDEQSLMAEIREMELEQKNINEHLSLYDREMATYKDDEQTLNSRLINIEKQLGIVRESLSELEVSINELTDKKKVQQQSKETLQERVTELKVTTATKKEALSSDKQTFERLCEDEETTRNILEEAKEDLELLHDEMNERHSGENKLETDIRQTDQQKEKTLKLIQNRRQERIDYHDKLELLERELKEVKRQHKGYIEQLKDDEVQINRLDVELENRLNHLSEEYSLTFEAAKEKYSLTVSEEEARKQVKLIRMSIDELGTVNLGAIDEYDRIFERHRFLHEQKDDLMEAKSTLHQVIDEMDTEVKKRFSKSFEAIRSEFQVVFRELFGGGKADLQMNDPHDLLNTGIEIVAQPPGKKLQNLSLLSGGERALTAIALLFAILKVRPVPFCVLDEVEAALDEANVMRFAQYLKEFSIETQFIVITHRKGTMERADVLYGVTMQDSGVSKMVSVKLEDSKRLVEQ, translated from the coding sequence ATGTTCCTCAAAAGATTAGATGTTTCTGGATTTAAATCTTTTGCAGAAAAGACGTCTGTAGAATTTGTTCCAGGCGTAACAGCTGTTGTTGGACCAAATGGCAGCGGGAAAAGTAATATAACGGATGCTATCCGTTGGGTATTAGGTGAACAATCAGCTCGTTCAATTCGCGGTAGTAAGATGGAAGATATCATCTTTTCTGGTAGCGAGAGTCGTAGAGCTGTAAATGTAGCTGATGTAACGATAACGTTAGAAAATGAAGACCAGTTTCTTCCAATTGATTATCAAGAAGTGAGTATAACTAGACGTGTTTATCGCTCTGGCGAAAGTGAGTTCTTCATGAACAAACAAGCATGTCGCTTAAAAGATATTATAGATTTATTTATGGATTCAGGCCTTGGAAAAGAGTCCTTTTCTATTATAGGTCAAGGTCGAGTGGAAGAAATATTAAGCAGTAAGGCAGAGGATAGACGTAGTATTTTTGAAGAGGCAGCTGGTGTACTGAAATACAAAGTTCGTAAGCGCAAAGCAGAAATGAAACTTGCCGAGACTCAAGAAAATTTACACCGTGTTGAAGATATTTTACATGAAATTGATGGACAATTGGAACCTCTTAAAATTCAAGCTTCTATCGCACGTGATTACATACAAAAAAAGGAAGAACTTGAACAGGTTGAGTCTGCTCTAATTGTACATGAGATTGAAACACTACATGAAAAATGGCAGTCAAAAATCAAGCAATTCGAAGTTAACAAAGATCGTGAACTTCAGATAGCAACCAAAGTCCAGAATGATGAAGCAGAAATCGTCATGTTACGCAATGAAATGCAGGCACTTGATGATTCGATTAATGAACTACAAGATGTGTTATTAAAGGCAAGCTCTGATCTAGAAAAACTTGAAGGAAAGAAACAAGTTTTACATGAACGAAAAAAGAATGCTGAAGTGAACAGATCTCAACTTGAAAAAGTAATGAAAGATAGTGAAGCGAAGCTAGAACAACTCATTAAAGAACTTCGTGAAAAGAAAGAAACACTTTCACAGAAAGAACAGGAAGTATCACAAGATGAGGAACTATTAAAAGAGTTACAGGAGCAATTGGCACAAGCATCAGAAAATATTGAAGAGCAGATTGAAGAGTTGAAGAGTGAGTACATTGAACGTTTAAATGAGCAGGCTTCATTGAATAATGAACGTCATAATATTGAAACTCAATTAACACAGCAAGGGTTGAAGCAAACGAGATTAAGTGAAGGTAATGAACAGTATATTAATCAACGAGAAGCTATTCGAAAAAGACGTCTCGAGCAAGATGATAAGCTTGCTAAACAACAAGTTGCAATTGAGTTTGAACGTAAGCAATATCAATCACTACAAGCAGTGCTTTCCAAAATGAAAGATGAATATGAGAAGATGCAATCACAACTTTATAAAGGTTATCAGTATGTCCAGCAAACCCGTTCTAGGAAACAGATGCTGGAGGAAATGCAAGAAGATTATGCAGGTTTCTTCCAAGGGGTAAAAGATGTATTAAAAGCAGATTTAACGGGTGTTTGTGGAGCAATTGCGGAGCTGATTTCTGTCGATAAGCAGTATGAAACAGCAGTTGAAATTGCTCTTGGTGGAGGCATGCAAAATATCGTAGTTGAAACCGAAAAAGATGCTCGAAATGCGATTAATTATTTAAAGAAAAACCGGAGTGGGCGGGCAACATTTTTACCTTTATCAGTTATTAAAGGTAAACGTATGTATGAAGCACAACTTAATACTTTACAACGCTCTGACGCATTTGTCGGTATTGCTGCGGATCTTATTTCATTTGATGGGCGTTATGAAGAAGTTGTTTACAATTTATTAGGTACAACAGTCGTTGCCAAAGATTTGAAAGGTGCGAATGAATTAGCAAGATTGTTAAATCACCGTTTTCGAATCGTTACACTTGATGGAGATGTTGTTAATCCTGGAGGTTCAATGACTGGAGGGGCTTCAAGACAGAAGGCTCCTTCATTATTGAGTCGCCAACGTGAACTTGAAGTAGTATCAGCTCAATTGTTGCAAATGGAAGAAAAAACAACAAAATTAGAAGCAGATATGCAATTGCGAAAAGTAGAAATTAAAAAGACTGAAGAGCAACTTGAGGTCACCCGTGAAAAAGTGGAGCAACTTCGCTTTGATGAACAATCTCTTATGGCTGAAATCCGTGAAATGGAGCTCGAACAAAAAAATATAAATGAACATTTGTCGTTATATGATCGTGAAATGGCCACTTATAAAGATGATGAACAAACACTTAATTCACGGCTAATTAATATTGAAAAACAGTTAGGTATTGTACGTGAAAGTTTGTCTGAGCTAGAAGTTAGCATTAACGAATTAACGGATAAGAAAAAGGTGCAACAACAATCTAAGGAAACGTTACAAGAACGTGTCACAGAACTAAAGGTAACGACTGCAACTAAGAAAGAAGCGTTAAGTAGCGATAAGCAAACGTTTGAACGTCTATGTGAAGACGAAGAAACTACACGTAACATATTAGAGGAAGCGAAAGAAGACCTAGAACTGTTGCATGATGAAATGAATGAACGTCATTCTGGAGAAAATAAATTAGAGACAGATATTCGTCAAACAGATCAACAAAAAGAGAAGACATTAAAGCTTATCCAAAACAGACGGCAGGAACGTATCGACTATCATGATAAGCTAGAATTGCTTGAACGCGAATTAAAAGAAGTAAAACGTCAGCACAAAGGTTATATTGAACAGTTAAAAGATGATGAAGTTCAAATTAATCGTCTTGATGTTGAATTAGAGAATCGTCTGAACCATTTGAGTGAAGAGTACTCTCTAACCTTTGAAGCAGCTAAAGAAAAATATTCACTCACTGTCTCAGAAGAAGAGGCGCGTAAACAAGTGAAGCTTATTCGTATGTCAATTGATGAGCTTGGAACAGTGAATCTTGGGGCAATTGACGAATATGATCGCATTTTTGAACGCCATCGTTTTCTTCATGAGCAAAAAGATGACTTAATGGAAGCGAAATCAACATTACATCAAGTAATTGATGAAATGGATACTGAAGTTAAAAAGCGTTTTTCAAAGTCATTTGAAGCGATACGAAGCGAATTTCAAGTTGTTTTTAGAGAATTATTCGGTGGTGGAAAAGCAGATTTGCAAATGAATGATCCACATGATTTATTAAATACAGGTATAGAAATTGTTGCCCAACCACCTGGGAAGAAGTTGCAGAACCTAAGTCTTTTATCAGGGGGAGAACGAGCATTAACGGCAATTGCATTGTTATTTGCAATATTGAAAGTTCGTCCTGTTCCATTTTGTGTTCTTGATGAAGTTGAGGCGGCATTAGATGAAGCGAATGTTATGCGTTTCGCCCAATATTTGAAGGAATTCAGCATAGAGACTCAATTTATAGTTATAACACATCGTAAAGGAACGATGGAAAGAGCAGATGTACTATATGGAGTAACGATGCAAGACTCAGGTGTATCAAAGATGGTGTCTGTTAAGTTAGAAGACTCTAAACGACTTGTAGAGCAATAA
- the ftsY gene encoding signal recognition particle-docking protein FtsY produces the protein MSFFKNLKDKLTKKTDDVTEKFKDGLTKTRDSFAGKVNDLVARYRKVDEEFFEELEEILIGADVGVNTVMELIDVLKDEVKRRNIQDTKEVQSVISEKLVEMFEVDEEDARTLNMQQEALTVILFVGVNGVGKTTTIGKMARKLKDEGKSVLLAAGDTFRAGAIDQLEVWGERAGVDVIKHSEGSDPAAVVFDAVQAAKSRNVDVLLCDTAGRLQNKVNLMNELGKIKRVITREIPDAPHEVLLVLDATTGQNAMSQAKQFKEVTDVSGIVLTKLDGTAKGGIVLAIRHELQTPIKYVGLGEGVEDLQQFDPEQFVYGLFAGIMEEEEE, from the coding sequence ATGAGCTTTTTTAAAAATTTAAAAGATAAGCTAACAAAAAAAACTGATGATGTAACCGAAAAGTTTAAAGACGGTCTTACAAAAACACGAGATTCGTTTGCTGGCAAGGTGAACGATCTTGTTGCTCGTTATCGTAAGGTAGATGAAGAATTTTTTGAAGAACTTGAAGAAATTTTGATAGGTGCAGACGTTGGTGTGAACACTGTAATGGAGCTCATCGACGTTTTAAAGGACGAAGTAAAACGACGGAATATCCAAGATACAAAAGAGGTTCAATCTGTTATTTCAGAAAAACTAGTTGAAATGTTTGAAGTTGATGAAGAGGATGCTCGTACATTAAACATGCAGCAAGAAGCATTAACAGTCATTTTATTTGTTGGTGTAAATGGTGTCGGTAAAACGACAACGATCGGCAAAATGGCTCGAAAACTGAAGGATGAAGGTAAATCAGTCTTATTAGCTGCAGGAGATACGTTCCGTGCGGGTGCAATTGACCAACTAGAAGTTTGGGGAGAGCGTGCGGGTGTCGATGTTATTAAACATAGTGAAGGTTCTGATCCAGCAGCTGTTGTTTTTGATGCAGTACAAGCAGCAAAATCACGTAATGTAGATGTTCTCTTATGCGATACAGCTGGTCGTTTGCAAAATAAAGTGAATCTTATGAATGAGCTTGGGAAAATTAAACGAGTTATTACTCGTGAGATCCCTGATGCCCCTCACGAAGTATTGCTCGTATTAGATGCAACAACAGGTCAAAATGCAATGAGTCAAGCGAAGCAATTTAAAGAAGTTACGGACGTATCAGGAATTGTACTAACAAAGCTTGATGGCACTGCTAAAGGTGGTATCGTACTTGCCATTCGACATGAACTACAAACTCCTATTAAGTATGTTGGTCTCGGTGAAGGAGTTGAGGATTTACAGCAATTTGATCCTGAACAATTTGTATACGGACTGTTCGCAGGTATAATGGAAGAAGAGGAAGAATAA
- a CDS encoding putative DNA-binding protein, which translates to MIECKGISLNKEGKAVIEKTTRVNFLFDFYQSLLTEKQRNYMSLYYLDDYSLGEIAEEFEVSRQAVYDNIKRTEAMLEQYEEKLLLFKRFQERQTIIANLKVLVKEEPFSMEALLQEIEALENLD; encoded by the coding sequence ATGATTGAGTGTAAAGGCATTTCACTTAACAAGGAGGGGAAAGCAGTGATTGAAAAGACGACGAGAGTGAACTTTTTGTTTGATTTTTATCAGTCGCTGTTAACTGAAAAACAACGCAATTATATGTCGTTGTATTATTTAGATGACTATTCCCTAGGTGAGATCGCTGAAGAGTTTGAAGTGAGTCGTCAAGCTGTTTATGATAATATAAAGCGGACGGAAGCAATGCTTGAGCAATACGAAGAGAAATTGCTTTTATTCAAAAGATTCCAAGAGCGTCAAACGATTATTGCCAATCTAAAAGTTTTGGTGAAAGAAGAGCCTTTTTCTATGGAAGCACTCTTACAGGAAATCGAAGCACTTGAGAATTTAGATTAG